In one Salipiger abyssi genomic region, the following are encoded:
- a CDS encoding DNA alkylation repair protein, translating into MTPDDALAEIAAGAIPGKAEEMRAYHKVDRRYLGVPTPVLNDLTRAWRQSLDVPARVALADGLWQTDIYEARVAAAKLLTQARIRPDDAVWALIRSWVPSFDSWAIADHACQAGQRRLTADRSRVAGIESWTQSPLMWTRRAALVITLPWARMNHPTEADLAIRDRVLGWAAGYVPDRDWFIQKAVAWWLRDLSKHDVARTRAFLETHGPRMKPFALREASKYL; encoded by the coding sequence ATGACACCGGACGACGCGCTGGCGGAGATTGCGGCGGGGGCGATCCCCGGCAAGGCCGAGGAGATGCGCGCCTATCACAAGGTCGACCGGCGCTATCTCGGCGTGCCGACCCCGGTGCTCAACGATCTCACCCGCGCCTGGCGGCAGAGCCTGGATGTGCCGGCGCGCGTGGCGCTGGCGGATGGGCTCTGGCAGACCGATATCTACGAGGCGCGCGTGGCGGCGGCCAAGCTGCTGACACAGGCGCGGATCCGGCCCGACGATGCGGTCTGGGCGCTGATCCGGAGCTGGGTGCCAAGCTTTGACAGCTGGGCCATCGCCGATCACGCCTGTCAGGCCGGGCAGCGGCGGCTGACGGCGGATCGCAGCCGGGTCGCCGGGATCGAGAGCTGGACCCAGAGCCCGCTGATGTGGACGCGCCGGGCGGCGCTGGTGATCACCCTGCCCTGGGCGCGCATGAACCACCCGACCGAGGCGGATCTGGCGATCCGCGACCGGGTGCTCGGCTGGGCGGCGGGCTATGTGCCTGACCGCGACTGGTTCATCCAGAAGGCGGTGGCCTGGTGGCTGCGCGATCTGTCGAAACACGATGTGGCGCGCACCCGGGCCTTTCTGGAGACCCATGGGCCACGCATGAAGCCTTTCGCGCTTCGCGAAGCCTCGAAATATCTCTGA
- a CDS encoding ABC-F family ATP-binding cassette domain-containing protein: MAQAPLLQLSDISLTFGGEPVFSGLSLNVQPGDRVALVGRNGSGKSTLMKVMAGLVESDTGTRVVPAGTSVGYMEQEPDLSGFETLGDYAAEGLGPAEMYLVEAAGQGLGFDPARPVATASGGERRRAALARLMAQDPDVLLLDEPTNHLDIAAIQWLESELKGTRKAFVLISHDRRFLEELTRATLWIDRGAVRRHEQGFRAFEEWRDKIWAEEDEARHKLDRKIKSEAKWAVEGISARRTRNQGRVRALKALRQERAGMIRRQGVAAMELASAPTSGKKVIEAQGIAKAFGDKTIVSNFSITVQRGDRVAFVGPNGTGKTTLIRMLIGELAPDDGLVKLGTNLVPAVFDQSRAQLDPDMSLWESLTGDKEMRVSGKADQVLVRGEPRHVVGYLKDFLFDERQARAPVRSLSGGEKARLLLAKLMAKESNLLVLDEPTNDLDVETLDLLQDLLGEYDGTVLIVSHDRDFLDRIATTTIAMEGDGRAVVYAGGWSDYQAQKAETAPAAAKPVKPAKEEAAKAKPAPKPQAPGLSFTEKHRLEELPGVIARLEAEIGKLEQLLADPELFTREPVKFRKATEALTERQERLAAAEEEWLELEEKAEAAG; encoded by the coding sequence ATGGCACAGGCACCGCTTCTCCAACTCTCCGACATCTCGCTCACCTTCGGCGGCGAGCCGGTCTTTTCCGGCCTCTCGCTCAATGTCCAGCCCGGCGACCGCGTCGCGCTGGTGGGTCGCAACGGCTCGGGCAAATCCACGTTGATGAAGGTCATGGCCGGGCTCGTGGAGTCCGACACCGGCACCCGCGTGGTCCCCGCCGGCACCAGCGTCGGCTATATGGAGCAGGAGCCGGATCTGAGCGGTTTCGAGACGCTGGGCGACTATGCGGCCGAGGGGCTGGGACCGGCGGAGATGTATCTGGTCGAGGCCGCGGGGCAGGGGCTGGGCTTCGATCCGGCGCGTCCGGTCGCCACCGCCTCGGGCGGCGAGCGGCGCCGTGCGGCGCTGGCCCGGCTGATGGCGCAGGATCCGGATGTGCTGCTGCTCGACGAGCCCACCAACCACCTTGATATCGCCGCGATCCAGTGGCTGGAAAGCGAACTCAAGGGCACCCGCAAGGCCTTTGTCCTGATCAGCCACGACCGGCGGTTCCTTGAGGAGCTGACCCGCGCGACGCTCTGGATCGACCGTGGCGCCGTGCGGCGGCATGAGCAGGGCTTCCGCGCCTTCGAGGAATGGCGCGACAAGATCTGGGCCGAGGAAGACGAGGCGCGCCACAAGCTCGACCGCAAGATCAAATCCGAAGCGAAATGGGCGGTCGAGGGCATCTCGGCCCGGCGCACCCGCAACCAGGGCCGGGTGCGCGCGCTGAAGGCGCTGCGCCAGGAGCGCGCCGGCATGATCCGGCGGCAGGGTGTGGCGGCGATGGAGCTGGCCTCGGCACCGACCTCCGGCAAGAAGGTGATCGAGGCGCAGGGCATCGCCAAGGCCTTTGGCGACAAGACCATCGTGTCGAATTTCTCGATCACCGTGCAGCGCGGCGACCGGGTGGCCTTTGTCGGGCCGAACGGCACCGGCAAGACGACGCTGATCCGCATGCTGATCGGCGAGCTGGCACCCGATGACGGCCTCGTCAAGCTCGGCACCAATCTCGTGCCGGCGGTGTTCGACCAGTCGCGCGCCCAGCTCGATCCGGACATGAGCCTCTGGGAAAGCCTCACCGGCGACAAGGAGATGCGGGTCTCGGGCAAGGCCGATCAGGTGCTGGTGCGCGGCGAGCCGCGCCATGTGGTGGGCTATCTCAAGGATTTCCTCTTCGACGAACGCCAGGCGCGGGCGCCGGTGCGCTCGCTCTCGGGCGGCGAAAAGGCGCGGCTGCTGCTGGCCAAGCTGATGGCGAAGGAAAGCAACCTGCTGGTGCTGGACGAGCCGACCAACGATCTCGATGTCGAGACGCTGGACCTGTTGCAGGATCTGCTGGGCGAGTACGATGGCACGGTGCTGATCGTCAGCCACGACCGCGATTTCCTCGACCGCATCGCCACCACGACCATCGCCATGGAGGGCGATGGCCGCGCCGTGGTCTATGCCGGCGGCTGGAGCGATTATCAGGCGCAGAAGGCCGAGACCGCGCCCGCCGCTGCCAAACCCGTGAAACCGGCGAAGGAGGAGGCGGCGAAGGCGAAACCCGCGCCGAAACCGCAGGCGCCGGGGCTGAGCTTTACCGAAAAGCACCGGCTGGAGGAGCTGCCCGGGGTGATCGCGCGGCTGGAGGCGGAGATCGGCAAGCTCGAGCAGCTGCTGGCCGATCCCGAGCTCTTCACCCGCGAGCCGGTGAAGTTCCGCAAGGCCACCGAGGCGCTCACCGAACGGCAGGAGCGGCTCGCGGCGGCGGAAGAGGAATGGCTGGAGCTCGAGGAAAAGGCCGAAGCGGCGGGCTGA
- a CDS encoding HAD-IA family hydrolase, translating into MRTVIFDLDGTLADTSGDLIAAANRCFERMGGPVRLDPVADASTAFRGGRAMLRLGLERAGTPDEAVVERWYPELLDAYGDAIDTHTVLYPGAVAAVEALRAAHVPVGICTNKPEALAETLLRRLGVRDLFGALIGADTLPVRKPDPAPLAETVRRLGGVLAQSCLIGDTETDRKTAAAAGVPCILVTFGPDGEAVRALTPEGVIGHFDELGAELARLTG; encoded by the coding sequence ATGCGGACGGTGATCTTCGATCTCGACGGAACGCTGGCGGATACCAGCGGCGATCTGATCGCCGCCGCGAACCGGTGTTTCGAGCGCATGGGCGGGCCGGTGCGGCTCGATCCCGTTGCCGATGCCTCGACGGCGTTTCGCGGCGGTCGCGCCATGCTGCGGCTGGGGCTGGAGCGTGCGGGCACGCCGGACGAGGCGGTGGTGGAACGCTGGTATCCGGAACTGCTCGACGCTTATGGTGATGCGATCGACACGCACACGGTGCTCTATCCCGGCGCGGTTGCGGCGGTGGAGGCGCTGCGCGCGGCGCATGTACCCGTTGGCATCTGCACCAACAAGCCCGAGGCGCTGGCCGAGACGCTGCTGCGCCGGCTGGGGGTGCGCGATCTTTTCGGCGCGCTGATCGGGGCGGACACGCTGCCGGTGCGCAAGCCAGATCCGGCGCCGCTGGCCGAGACGGTCCGGCGACTGGGCGGAGTGTTGGCGCAAAGCTGCCTCATCGGCGACACCGAGACCGACCGCAAGACCGCCGCCGCGGCGGGCGTGCCCTGCATTCTGGTGACCTTCGGCCCCGATGGCGAGGCGGTGCGGGCGCTGACCCCCGAGGGGGTGATCGGGCATTTCGACGAGCTCGGCGCCGAGTTGGCGCGGCTGACGGGGTGA
- a CDS encoding acetoin utilization protein AcuC: MQRAFFIGSEIYRGSRYGARHPLSIERVPAATDLARLLGWLPSRLYRTSPRARPAALTSFHSPAYVAALQAAEASGAVSDAIRERHGLGTLSNPVFPEMYRRPATAVGGGLLAAELVMSGQVRAVYNSGGGTHHALADRAAGFCFLNEPVLTIRHLLRLGARRVVYVDIDAHHGDGVEIAFHGSSQVRVISLHEDRRWPFTGALADTGGGAAFNLPVPRGFNDSEFTYALEELILPAVEGFAPDAVFLQCGADALTEDPLSRLTLSNNSHFRAVAALFALAPRLIVSGGGGYNPWSVARCWAGVWATLSGQDLPDALPEPARTHMRGLSWARKGRPAPELLATLRDAPRDDPIRDEIRAGIAHLRQRL, encoded by the coding sequence ATGCAACGCGCGTTTTTCATCGGTTCCGAGATCTATCGCGGCTCGCGCTACGGCGCCCGCCATCCGCTCTCCATCGAGCGGGTGCCGGCGGCGACCGATCTCGCCCGCCTTCTGGGCTGGCTGCCGTCACGGCTCTACCGCACCAGCCCCCGCGCGCGCCCCGCCGCGCTCACGAGCTTTCACAGCCCCGCCTATGTCGCGGCGCTTCAGGCGGCGGAGGCGTCGGGCGCTGTCAGCGACGCGATCCGCGAGCGCCACGGGCTCGGCACTCTGTCGAACCCGGTCTTTCCCGAGATGTACCGCCGCCCGGCCACCGCCGTGGGCGGCGGGCTGCTCGCTGCCGAGCTGGTGATGTCGGGGCAGGTCCGCGCGGTCTACAATTCCGGCGGCGGCACCCATCACGCCCTGGCTGACCGCGCCGCCGGGTTCTGCTTTCTCAACGAGCCGGTGCTGACCATCCGGCACCTGCTGCGGCTCGGTGCCCGCCGTGTCGTCTATGTGGATATAGACGCCCATCACGGCGACGGGGTGGAGATCGCCTTTCACGGCTCCTCGCAAGTGCGGGTGATCTCTCTGCACGAAGACCGGCGCTGGCCCTTCACCGGCGCGCTTGCCGATACCGGCGGTGGCGCGGCCTTCAACCTGCCGGTGCCGCGCGGCTTCAACGACAGCGAATTCACCTACGCGCTGGAAGAGCTGATCCTGCCCGCCGTCGAGGGGTTTGCGCCCGACGCCGTGTTCCTGCAATGCGGCGCCGACGCGCTCACCGAAGACCCGCTGTCGCGGCTAACGCTCTCCAACAACAGCCATTTCCGCGCGGTCGCGGCGCTCTTCGCGCTGGCGCCGCGCCTGATCGTCTCGGGTGGCGGCGGCTACAACCCGTGGTCGGTGGCGCGCTGCTGGGCCGGGGTCTGGGCGACGCTCTCGGGACAGGATCTGCCCGACGCGTTGCCCGAGCCCGCCCGGACGCACATGCGCGGGCTCAGCTGGGCGCGCAAGGGCCGTCCGGCGCCCGAGCTGCTCGCCACCCTGCGCGACGCACCGCGCGACGATCCGATCCGTGACGAGATCCGCGCGGGCATCGCGCATCTGCGCCAGCGGCTCTGA
- a CDS encoding pyridoxamine 5'-phosphate oxidase family protein, with protein MAKQFDALSEEHIAFIEAQHMFFVGSAAPTGRVNVSPKGMDTLRVLGPNRIAFLNLTGSGNETAGHLLQDPRITLMWCGFEKRPLILRAYGTARMIQHSDPGWGEMLDLFPDLPGARQICEIAVELVQNSCGYAVPYMEFAGERDTLRRWAETKGYDGLRAYWAEKNAATLDGAPTGIEADAT; from the coding sequence ATGGCAAAACAGTTCGACGCGCTGAGCGAGGAGCACATCGCCTTTATCGAGGCGCAGCACATGTTCTTCGTCGGCTCCGCCGCGCCCACGGGGCGGGTCAATGTCAGCCCCAAGGGCATGGACACGCTGCGGGTGCTGGGGCCGAACCGGATCGCCTTTCTGAATCTCACCGGCTCGGGCAACGAGACCGCGGGGCATCTGTTGCAGGATCCCAGGATCACGCTGATGTGGTGCGGTTTCGAAAAGCGTCCGCTGATCCTGCGCGCCTATGGCACCGCGCGGATGATCCAGCACAGCGATCCCGGCTGGGGCGAGATGCTGGATCTCTTTCCCGACCTGCCCGGCGCGCGGCAGATCTGCGAGATCGCGGTGGAGCTGGTGCAGAATTCCTGCGGCTATGCGGTGCCCTATATGGAATTCGCCGGCGAGCGCGACACGCTGCGCCGCTGGGCCGAGACCAAGGGCTATGACGGGCTGCGCGCCTATTGGGCGGAGAAGAACGCGGCAACGCTCGACGGTGCCCCCACCGGGATCGAGGCTGACGCCACATGA
- the glmU gene encoding bifunctional UDP-N-acetylglucosamine diphosphorylase/glucosamine-1-phosphate N-acetyltransferase GlmU produces the protein MSIALIILAAGKGTRMESDRPKVLHRIAHAPMLWHAMRAGQTLEPARTIVVAGHEAEQVAQAAHDYAPEARVVIQEKQLGTAHAVAQAAPELDGFEGDAIVLYGDTPFISQDTLEAMARARAAHDVVVLGFEAADPGRYGRLVTEGDTLTRIVEFKDATDEERAITLCNSGVVSADAQTLMGLVSAVTNDNAAGEYYLPDIVTIARARGLSAGVVHCAEAETLGINSRAELAGAETAFQQGLRARLMADGVALQAPDTVFFAWDTAVGRDAEIEPNVIFGPGVTVESGARIRGFSHLEGAHVSRGAVVGPFARLRPGAELAEDSHVGNFVEVKNAYLGEGVKANHLTYLGDADIGDGSNIGAGTITCNYDGVFKHRTTIGKGAFIGSDTMLVAPVTVGDGAMTGSGSVITEDVAPGALALGRAKQVTKPGFATRLFDMLRAKKAKQTKG, from the coding sequence ATGAGCATCGCCCTGATCATCCTTGCTGCGGGCAAGGGCACCCGCATGGAGTCCGACCGTCCCAAGGTGCTGCACCGCATCGCGCATGCGCCGATGCTCTGGCACGCCATGCGCGCCGGCCAGACGCTTGAGCCCGCCCGCACCATCGTGGTCGCGGGCCATGAGGCAGAACAGGTGGCCCAGGCCGCGCATGATTACGCCCCCGAGGCCCGGGTGGTGATCCAGGAAAAGCAGCTCGGCACCGCCCATGCGGTGGCGCAGGCCGCGCCGGAGCTCGACGGGTTCGAAGGCGACGCCATCGTGCTTTACGGCGACACGCCCTTTATCAGCCAGGACACGCTGGAGGCCATGGCCCGCGCCCGTGCCGCCCATGACGTGGTGGTGCTGGGCTTCGAGGCCGCCGATCCGGGCCGCTACGGGCGGCTGGTGACCGAGGGTGACACGCTGACCCGCATCGTGGAATTCAAGGATGCCACAGATGAGGAACGCGCCATAACGCTTTGTAATTCCGGCGTTGTGTCCGCCGACGCGCAGACCCTCATGGGGCTGGTCTCGGCGGTGACGAACGACAACGCCGCCGGCGAATATTACCTGCCCGACATCGTCACCATCGCCCGCGCGCGCGGCCTCTCCGCCGGCGTCGTGCATTGCGCCGAGGCCGAGACGCTCGGGATCAACTCCCGCGCCGAGCTGGCCGGCGCCGAGACGGCGTTCCAGCAAGGCCTCCGCGCCCGGCTCATGGCGGACGGCGTCGCCTTGCAGGCGCCCGACACGGTGTTTTTCGCCTGGGACACCGCCGTCGGCCGCGATGCGGAAATCGAGCCCAACGTGATCTTCGGCCCCGGCGTCACGGTGGAATCCGGCGCCCGCATCCGCGGCTTTTCGCATCTCGAGGGCGCCCATGTCAGCCGCGGTGCCGTGGTCGGCCCCTTCGCCCGGCTGCGCCCGGGCGCCGAGCTTGCCGAAGACAGCCATGTGGGCAATTTCGTCGAGGTCAAGAACGCCTATCTCGGCGAGGGCGTGAAGGCCAATCACCTGACCTATCTCGGCGATGCCGATATCGGCGACGGCAGCAATATCGGCGCCGGCACCATCACCTGCAATTACGACGGCGTGTTCAAGCACCGCACCACCATCGGCAAGGGCGCCTTTATCGGCTCCGACACGATGCTGGTGGCCCCGGTCACCGTGGGCGATGGCGCCATGACCGGCTCGGGCTCGGTCATCACCGAGGACGTGGCGCCGGGCGCGCTGGCGCTGGGGCGTGCGAAACAGGTGACGAAACCCGGCTTCGCAACCCGGCTCTTCGACATGTTGCGCGCCAAAAAAGCAAAACAGACCAAGGGGTAA
- a CDS encoding AbrB family transcriptional regulator, with product MFGATLTLRTIGLTILLLACGGLSGLLAKALHLPMPFMLGSLASSGLAIALFQDGALRDYSFPMRFRTLCIGLIGVMIGTQVKPELLDVAGDMLLTLAMLAVFVMLAHGGNYLIYRRLGGFDRATAYYSGTPGGLMESLVMGERAGADPAQLTVQQFLRIILVVTLVPAALSLWVGHPVGSAAGFGGSAAEPVTPLALVLIVIAAAAGLALGQVIRLPAAQITGPLLLSGALTATGLVDLHLPFWLIAGAQVVVGVSLGMRFSGISLAMLRRSLGLSVTSVLFMLLLGAGFATVLAHVTGVPFLLLMISYSPGGVTEMSVVALSLAANPALVSLHHVVRILFTVGFMSLAERHVNLSEG from the coding sequence ATGTTTGGCGCCACGCTGACCCTCCGCACCATCGGTCTGACCATTCTGCTGCTCGCTTGCGGCGGGCTGAGCGGCCTGCTGGCCAAGGCGCTGCACCTGCCGATGCCCTTCATGCTGGGCAGTCTGGCGAGCTCGGGGCTTGCCATCGCGCTTTTCCAGGACGGGGCGCTGCGCGATTACAGCTTTCCCATGCGGTTCCGCACGCTCTGCATCGGGCTGATCGGGGTGATGATCGGCACGCAGGTCAAGCCCGAGCTGCTGGACGTGGCGGGCGACATGCTGCTGACGCTGGCGATGCTGGCGGTTTTCGTGATGCTGGCGCATGGCGGCAATTACCTGATCTACCGGCGGCTCGGCGGGTTCGACCGCGCCACCGCCTATTATTCCGGCACGCCGGGCGGGCTGATGGAGAGCCTGGTGATGGGCGAGCGCGCCGGGGCCGATCCGGCGCAGCTCACGGTGCAGCAATTCCTGCGGATCATCCTCGTGGTGACGCTGGTGCCGGCGGCGCTGTCGCTCTGGGTGGGGCATCCGGTGGGCAGCGCGGCGGGGTTCGGCGGCAGCGCGGCAGAGCCCGTGACACCGCTGGCGCTGGTGCTGATCGTGATCGCCGCGGCGGCCGGGCTGGCGCTCGGACAGGTGATCCGCCTGCCGGCGGCGCAGATCACCGGGCCGCTGCTGCTTTCGGGGGCGCTGACCGCAACCGGGCTCGTGGACCTGCACCTGCCGTTCTGGCTGATCGCCGGTGCGCAGGTGGTGGTGGGCGTGTCGCTGGGGATGCGGTTTTCCGGCATCAGCCTGGCGATGCTGCGCCGGTCGCTGGGGCTGAGCGTGACCTCGGTGCTGTTCATGCTGCTGCTGGGGGCGGGCTTTGCCACGGTGCTGGCGCATGTCACCGGCGTGCCCTTCCTGCTGCTGATGATCTCCTATTCGCCGGGTGGCGTGACCGAGATGTCGGTGGTGGCGCTCAGCCTCGCCGCCAACCCGGCGCTGGTGAGCCTGCACCATGTGGTGCGGATCCTGTTCACCGTGGGCTTCATGAGCCTCGCCGAACGGCATGTGAACCTGTCCGAGGGCTGA
- a CDS encoding anhydro-N-acetylmuramic acid kinase: MTEAPVWALGSMSGTSLDGVDAALVLTDGHRIFEFGESGYRPYTPDERAVLKAALGRWQEDDVSEALAVVQRAHEELLARFPQAQLVGFHGQTLAHEPQGRGTHQLGDGDALAERLGRDVVWDFRSADVALGGEGAPLAPFFHFACAQWMKAREPVAFLNLGGVGNLTWVDPLWPKPEVEGALLAFDTGPANAPLNDLVAERLGLDCDRDGALASRGRVVEGALELFLEEAYFRKMPPKSLDRDDFALMLDLVRELSDADAAATMTAMAAAAVMQGLEHCRNQPSRLLVTGGGRKNPVMMAMLAAGLDCPVEPVEAVGLDGDMLEAQAFAHLAVRVMRGLPISAPETTGVAAPVSGGRISRV, encoded by the coding sequence TTGACGGAAGCGCCGGTCTGGGCGCTGGGGTCGATGTCGGGCACATCGCTCGACGGGGTGGACGCGGCATTGGTGCTGACCGACGGCCACAGGATTTTCGAATTCGGAGAGAGCGGCTATCGGCCTTATACGCCGGATGAGCGCGCGGTGCTGAAAGCGGCGCTGGGGCGCTGGCAAGAGGACGACGTCTCCGAGGCGCTGGCGGTGGTGCAGAGGGCGCATGAGGAGCTGCTGGCGCGGTTTCCGCAGGCGCAGCTCGTGGGGTTTCACGGCCAGACGCTGGCGCATGAGCCGCAGGGGCGGGGCACGCATCAGCTCGGCGATGGCGACGCGCTGGCCGAACGGCTGGGGCGTGACGTGGTCTGGGATTTCCGCTCGGCGGATGTGGCGCTCGGCGGCGAGGGTGCGCCGCTGGCGCCGTTCTTCCATTTCGCCTGTGCGCAATGGATGAAGGCGCGCGAACCGGTGGCCTTTCTCAATCTCGGCGGGGTCGGCAACCTGACCTGGGTCGATCCGCTCTGGCCGAAACCCGAGGTCGAGGGCGCGCTGCTGGCCTTCGACACCGGCCCGGCGAACGCGCCGCTGAACGATCTGGTGGCCGAGCGGCTGGGGCTCGATTGCGACCGCGACGGCGCGCTGGCATCGCGCGGGCGGGTCGTGGAAGGGGCGCTGGAGCTGTTCCTGGAAGAGGCCTATTTCCGCAAGATGCCGCCGAAATCGCTTGATCGGGACGATTTCGCGCTGATGCTGGATCTGGTGCGCGAGCTCTCCGATGCGGACGCGGCGGCGACGATGACGGCGATGGCCGCGGCGGCGGTGATGCAGGGGCTGGAGCATTGCCGCAACCAGCCGTCGCGGCTGCTGGTCACCGGCGGCGGGCGCAAGAATCCGGTGATGATGGCGATGCTCGCGGCGGGGCTCGACTGCCCGGTGGAGCCGGTGGAGGCGGTCGGGCTCGACGGCGACATGCTCGAGGCGCAGGCCTTTGCCCATCTCGCGGTGCGGGTGATGCGCGGGCTTCCGATCTCGGCGCCGGAGACGACGGGCGTGGCGGCTCCGGTGAGTGGCGGGCGGATCAGCCGGGTTTGA
- the glmS gene encoding glutamine--fructose-6-phosphate transaminase (isomerizing), protein MCGIVGVLGSHEVAPMLVEALRRLEYRGYDSAGIATVNDGRLDRRRAVGKLVNLSDLLVHEPLAGKSGIGQTRWATHGAPSTRNAHPHRCGPVAVVHNGIIENFRELREELSEHGLLPETDTDTEPVAMLTRHYLDAGLSPAEAAAKTVSRLEGAFALAFLFDGEDDLIIGARKGAPLAIGHGEGEMFVGSDAIALAPLTDTITYLEDGDWAVVTREGAQIFDMENRLVNREARKIRMDAARVDKAGFKHFMAKEIAEQPSVLADALGAYLDGESINIPSEDLDFNKVDRLTLVACGTAYYACLTAKYWFERLAHLPVEVDIASEFRYREPPVLPGTVALFVSQSGETADTLAALRYCKEKADKIVSVVNVETSSIARESDLALPIHAGVEVGVASTKAFTCQLNVLLLLAIKAATARGIMPESDAAALLAELRALPGLFNAALDRDATIEKAAKQISEARDVLFLGRGLMYPLALEGALKLKEISYIHAEAYASGELKHGPIALIDKTVPVIVMAPHDSLFDKTVSNMQEVMARGGKVCLITDAAGAAQAGEGVWQVITLPAVDERLSPLLYALPAQLLAYHAAVAKGTDVDQPRNLAKSVTVE, encoded by the coding sequence ATGTGTGGAATTGTCGGCGTTCTGGGGTCGCACGAAGTCGCCCCCATGCTGGTCGAGGCCCTGCGGCGGCTGGAATATCGCGGTTACGACAGCGCGGGGATCGCCACGGTGAACGACGGTCGGCTCGACCGCCGCCGTGCGGTGGGCAAGCTGGTCAATCTCTCCGACCTGCTGGTGCACGAGCCGCTGGCGGGCAAATCCGGCATTGGCCAGACCCGCTGGGCCACCCATGGCGCGCCGTCCACCCGCAACGCCCACCCGCATCGCTGCGGGCCGGTGGCGGTGGTCCATAACGGCATCATCGAGAATTTCCGCGAGCTGCGCGAAGAGCTGAGCGAGCACGGCCTCCTGCCCGAGACCGACACCGATACCGAGCCGGTCGCGATGCTGACCCGGCACTATCTCGACGCCGGGCTGAGCCCCGCCGAGGCAGCGGCGAAAACCGTGTCGCGGCTGGAAGGCGCCTTTGCGCTGGCCTTTCTCTTCGACGGGGAAGACGACCTGATCATCGGCGCCCGCAAGGGAGCGCCGCTGGCCATCGGCCATGGCGAGGGCGAGATGTTCGTCGGCTCGGACGCCATCGCGCTGGCGCCGCTTACCGACACGATCACCTATCTCGAAGACGGCGACTGGGCGGTTGTGACCCGCGAGGGCGCACAGATCTTCGACATGGAGAACCGTCTTGTGAACCGCGAGGCCCGTAAGATCCGCATGGATGCGGCGCGGGTCGACAAGGCCGGGTTCAAGCATTTCATGGCCAAGGAGATCGCCGAACAGCCCAGCGTTCTCGCCGATGCGCTGGGGGCCTACCTCGACGGGGAAAGCATCAATATCCCCTCGGAAGATCTTGATTTCAATAAGGTTGATCGGCTGACGCTGGTGGCCTGCGGCACCGCGTACTACGCCTGCCTGACGGCGAAATACTGGTTCGAGCGGCTGGCGCACCTGCCTGTCGAGGTCGATATCGCCTCGGAATTCCGCTATCGCGAACCGCCGGTACTGCCGGGCACCGTGGCGCTCTTTGTCTCGCAATCGGGCGAGACCGCCGATACGCTGGCCGCCCTGCGCTATTGCAAGGAAAAAGCCGACAAGATCGTCTCGGTGGTCAATGTGGAGACCAGCTCCATCGCGCGCGAGAGCGATCTGGCGCTACCGATCCATGCCGGCGTCGAGGTTGGCGTCGCCTCCACCAAAGCCTTCACATGCCAGCTCAACGTGTTGCTTTTGCTGGCAATAAAGGCAGCCACCGCGCGCGGGATCATGCCAGAGTCCGACGCCGCCGCGCTGCTCGCCGAGCTGCGCGCTCTGCCGGGGCTCTTCAACGCCGCGCTCGATCGCGACGCGACCATCGAAAAGGCCGCGAAACAGATCTCCGAGGCGCGCGACGTGCTGTTCCTGGGCCGCGGTCTGATGTACCCTCTTGCTTTGGAAGGCGCGCTCAAGCTAAAGGAAATCAGCTACATACACGCCGAAGCTTATGCGTCTGGAGAATTGAAGCACGGCCCCATCGCGCTGATCGACAAGACCGTGCCGGTGATCGTCATGGCGCCGCATGACTCGCTCTTCGACAAGACCGTGTCGAACATGCAGGAGGTCATGGCGCGCGGCGGCAAGGTCTGCCTGATCACCGACGCGGCGGGTGCGGCGCAGGCCGGCGAAGGCGTCTGGCAGGTGATCACCCTGCCGGCGGTGGATGAGCGCCTGTCACCGCTGCTCTATGCGCTGCCGGCGCAGCTTCTGGCCTATCACGCGGCGGTGGCGAAGGGCACCGATGTGGACCAGCCCCGCAACCTGGCGAAATCGGTCACGGTGGAATAA